One window of Ciconia boyciana chromosome 10, ASM3463844v1, whole genome shotgun sequence genomic DNA carries:
- the LOC140657319 gene encoding histamine N-methyltransferase-like isoform X2, producing the protein MASPMRSLLTDPARYLQSFQLFLANSTEHQCMQEFVERQLPAVIASIGNGKSTINILSVGGGAGEIDLLILSKVQARYPGVTINNDVIEPSADQIFKYKEHVAETSNLENVKFTWHEETAYEYESRMSAEKKSKKWDFIHMIQMLYYVKDVPATIRYFHSLLEAQAKLLIILVSGTSGWEMLWKKYKSSFPLDDLCSYVSSADIKRILDSAGLKYQLYELPSHMDITSCFIEGNKDGELLLDFLTETSLLRCQ; encoded by the exons ATGGCTTCACCCATGAGGAGCTTGCTCACCGACCCCGCCAGATACCTCCAGtctttccagctcttcctcGCAAATTCGACCGAGCACCAGTGCATGCAGGAGTTCGTGGagaggcagctgccggccgtGATAGCGAG taTTGGAAACGGGAAGTCTACAATCAATATTCTAAGTGTTGGTGGTGGAGCAG GTGAGATTGACCTGCTGATCCTCTCAAAAGTACAAGCCAGATATCCAGGGGTCACCATCAACAATGATGTGATAGAGCCAAGTGCTGACCAAATCTTCAAGTACAAAG AGCACGTGGCTGAGACATCAAACCTCGAGAATGTAAAGTTTACCTGGCATGAGGAGACAGCTTATGAATATGAAAGTCGAATGAGTGCAGAAAAGAAGTCTAAAAAATGGGACTTCATTCACATGATCCAG ATGCTGTATTATGTGAAAGATGTCCCAGCGACTATCCGGTATTTCCACAGCCTCCTGGAAGCGCAGGCGAAGCTCCTCATTATCCTTGTCTCAG GAACCAGTGGCTGGGAGATGCTGTGGAAGAAGTACAAGTCTTCCTTCCCTTTAGATGATCTCTGCTCTTACGTTTCCTCTGCTGACATCAAAAGGATACTGGATTCAGCCGGGCTGAAGTACCAGCTCTACGAGCTCCCATCCCACATGGACATAACGAGCTGCTTTATTGAAGGGAACAAGGACGGGGAGCTGTTGCTGGATTTCCTGACAGAAACTT CTCTTTTGCGCTGCCAGTGA
- the LOC140657319 gene encoding histamine N-methyltransferase-like isoform X1 has protein sequence MASPMRSLLTDPARYLQSFQLFLANSTEHQCMQEFVERQLPAVIASIGNGKSTINILSVGGGAGEIDLLILSKVQARYPGVTINNDVIEPSADQIFKYKEHVAETSNLENVKFTWHEETAYEYESRMSAEKKSKKWDFIHMIQMLYYVKDVPATIRYFHSLLEAQAKLLIILVSGTSGWEMLWKKYKSSFPLDDLCSYVSSADIKRILDSAGLKYQLYELPSHMDITSCFIEGNKDGELLLDFLTETCEFSKTAPPELKRQVMEDLRKPEYSEKRDGKVLFNNNLTAIVIEP, from the exons ATGGCTTCACCCATGAGGAGCTTGCTCACCGACCCCGCCAGATACCTCCAGtctttccagctcttcctcGCAAATTCGACCGAGCACCAGTGCATGCAGGAGTTCGTGGagaggcagctgccggccgtGATAGCGAG taTTGGAAACGGGAAGTCTACAATCAATATTCTAAGTGTTGGTGGTGGAGCAG GTGAGATTGACCTGCTGATCCTCTCAAAAGTACAAGCCAGATATCCAGGGGTCACCATCAACAATGATGTGATAGAGCCAAGTGCTGACCAAATCTTCAAGTACAAAG AGCACGTGGCTGAGACATCAAACCTCGAGAATGTAAAGTTTACCTGGCATGAGGAGACAGCTTATGAATATGAAAGTCGAATGAGTGCAGAAAAGAAGTCTAAAAAATGGGACTTCATTCACATGATCCAG ATGCTGTATTATGTGAAAGATGTCCCAGCGACTATCCGGTATTTCCACAGCCTCCTGGAAGCGCAGGCGAAGCTCCTCATTATCCTTGTCTCAG GAACCAGTGGCTGGGAGATGCTGTGGAAGAAGTACAAGTCTTCCTTCCCTTTAGATGATCTCTGCTCTTACGTTTCCTCTGCTGACATCAAAAGGATACTGGATTCAGCCGGGCTGAAGTACCAGCTCTACGAGCTCCCATCCCACATGGACATAACGAGCTGCTTTATTGAAGGGAACAAGGACGGGGAGCTGTTGCTGGATTTCCTGACAGAAACTTGTGAGTTTTCTAAAACTGCTCCTCCTGAGCTAAAGCGTCAGGTAATGGAAGACTTAAGAAAGCCTGAATACAGTGAAAAAAGAGATGGGAAGGTGCTTTTTAATAACAACCTGACTGCAATAGTGATTGAGCCATGA
- the LOC140657319 gene encoding histamine N-methyltransferase-like isoform X3 gives MASPMRSLLTDPARYLQSFQLFLANSTEHQCMQEFVERQLPAVIASIGNGKSTINILSVGGGAGEIDLLILSKVQARYPGVTINNDVIEPSADQIFKYKEHVAETSNLENVKFTWHEETAYEYESRMSAEKKSKKWDFIHMIQMLYYVKDVPATIRYFHSLLEAQAKLLIILVSGTSGWEMLWKKYKSSFPLDDLCSYVSSADIKRILDSAGLKYQLYELPSHMDITSCFIEGNKDGELLLDFLTET, from the exons ATGGCTTCACCCATGAGGAGCTTGCTCACCGACCCCGCCAGATACCTCCAGtctttccagctcttcctcGCAAATTCGACCGAGCACCAGTGCATGCAGGAGTTCGTGGagaggcagctgccggccgtGATAGCGAG taTTGGAAACGGGAAGTCTACAATCAATATTCTAAGTGTTGGTGGTGGAGCAG GTGAGATTGACCTGCTGATCCTCTCAAAAGTACAAGCCAGATATCCAGGGGTCACCATCAACAATGATGTGATAGAGCCAAGTGCTGACCAAATCTTCAAGTACAAAG AGCACGTGGCTGAGACATCAAACCTCGAGAATGTAAAGTTTACCTGGCATGAGGAGACAGCTTATGAATATGAAAGTCGAATGAGTGCAGAAAAGAAGTCTAAAAAATGGGACTTCATTCACATGATCCAG ATGCTGTATTATGTGAAAGATGTCCCAGCGACTATCCGGTATTTCCACAGCCTCCTGGAAGCGCAGGCGAAGCTCCTCATTATCCTTGTCTCAG GAACCAGTGGCTGGGAGATGCTGTGGAAGAAGTACAAGTCTTCCTTCCCTTTAGATGATCTCTGCTCTTACGTTTCCTCTGCTGACATCAAAAGGATACTGGATTCAGCCGGGCTGAAGTACCAGCTCTACGAGCTCCCATCCCACATGGACATAACGAGCTGCTTTATTGAAGGGAACAAGGACGGGGAGCTGTTGCTGGATTTCCTGACAGAAACTT AG
- the LOC140657319 gene encoding histamine N-methyltransferase-like isoform X4, producing MASPMRSLLTDPARYLQSFQLFLANSTEHQCMQEFVERQLPAVIASIGNGKSTINILSVGGGAVNARDPPGATVP from the exons ATGGCTTCACCCATGAGGAGCTTGCTCACCGACCCCGCCAGATACCTCCAGtctttccagctcttcctcGCAAATTCGACCGAGCACCAGTGCATGCAGGAGTTCGTGGagaggcagctgccggccgtGATAGCGAG taTTGGAAACGGGAAGTCTACAATCAATATTCTAAGTGTTGGTGGTGGAGCAG TCAATGCACGAGACCCTCCTGGAGCTACTGTCCCCTGA